Sequence from the Phragmites australis chromosome 11, lpPhrAust1.1, whole genome shotgun sequence genome:
CAGGTTTCTAATAATGGTAATGCTGCTAGTTACACCGGAAATTCACTAGTATAAGTGTATAACCATTTGAGTCACTGATTTATTAATTTAACGATTCTATCCAATTTCTGTGTTAGTGATGTCTGAGTCAGAAACAAAATTGTGTTGTCTTGAATTAGTAGCTTATGAAGGTTCCATGTATCTGCTTTTAACTTTACTCAGTTTCTTTGCCAGGATAAGGATATCATAATCATTTCATGGGTTTGTTAGAATAAGCTGAATTATAAGACTGTAGCTTATTGCATTGCATATATGATTGTatgagtacatttttcttgaAGATTCTAGTCTGGAAAGACATAGTTGTACTGAATATCCCTTTTCCTTCATGGGTATGTCTTTCCTGTTCATAGTGTTGACAGTAGACCAGACATTATTTTTTGGTATCGCCCCCTACTACTTTTAGTCTCAAATCGATCATAGAAGTTTAGAACCGTAAAGGTTAGCATGGACATGAGTTGACGTGGAGATTGGTAGAAACTCAGAAACAATATGTGACTAAACAATAAGGAAACTATACTTCTGCCTATGGCATGATAGAAACCTTGGAaattgttttgtattttttggacTACTTTTAGTCTTGAAAGAAGTGAAGAGAAACTTTTGTTAATCTTTGACGAGAAATGCCTCACACTATCGTCATAACTAAAGCCAGTCAAGGATGCCTCAACAAGGAGAGAAGTAATGAGATGGTTTACAGGTTTGGATATCCCTGAGCTTAGGTTTTGGAATTTTCAAAGTTTATCCAATTTCAAACTCAATATGCTCTAACCCACCACTGAATGAGGCCATAAAGTGGCTTTCACCAGTGTCACCACATATGTTATGGTTTACCCTCAACGTGTATCGTCCTACTAGAACTCTTAGTTGACATATAGTGGTTTTGCTTTCCTCATTAAGGCTTCAAGGTTATAACAGAGGTCGTTCTGAGGGAATGAAAACAGAAAAATATGGTAACAATGGCACTTAGGGATGCACCTATTTACACCTCCAAAAACTAGAAGACATCAGGCTACATACTAAATGTTTAATGGTTATTTTCAAATGTTACCGTACAGGTTTGGTAGTTTTTGTCTCCTGCTAAAACCGGTAGCTCCAACAGTGTTAACAGTCGATCAAGgcaaatatttgtacataaattGATAATTTGTGGGGAATGATACAGTGTTTATCTGATAAACTACTTGATTTGTGTTGCGGTGACATTTCTCAAGACATATGAATGGGGAGGGAAATCATAGTATTGATTATGCAGCATATATATGACCTACACATTCATGCATCTAAAAAATAATCTTGTGTTTATTCTTGCAGCTTCAATTGGATCACATATTATAGTCCTGAATGAAGGGCAGAATGACATCAATGTTAATGTCAAAGCACCATCAAATATAGATATTGATAATAAGCTGCTACATCTTGCCAAAGGTGTCGTTCAACAGGTATGTAAGTTAGTTTGTCATGACATTTGCACCTCGTTTCCTTGAGTATGCTGGTAGTATGCTCTCATACTTGAAGTCAAGTTATTCCAATAGATAGTGAGAGTTACCTGAATAACCCATCAGTCTGATACTTAGGCAGCTGCTAACTGATGTCTGGGTCAAAATTGGTGATTTGTATTTTTCAAAGTTGGTTTTGCTTTAGCGCGTTACAGATTTCATGGCTCTCCATCCTCACCTCATGTGCTCATTCAGGAGTTTGTAGAAGCACGACATGATTATCTTATTCCAAAAGGATTAAATACACGTTTATCTTAATGCAATAGTGGTACCTTTCTAGGTTATTTGCAGTGTTAGTACGTGCACTGTCATTTTCAATTTTCTTGTGGATGCTAATTTTGTCCAATTTATATCATCAGGTGGGCATAACACATATCAGTCCAGATGGTGGGGATATTACATTAAATGATGGAAATGGGGACTGTGTCTTACACATAGGGCAATCAGTTTCTGATTGGCAACAGCAATTTCAGCAGTTCGCAGCATATGCAACACGTTTGAATCCAATATATGGAGcctctttttttgttttcactGTCGTTTTGGTGGGTGTCGTGTGCGCCTGCTGTAAGTTTGCAAGGAGAAGGGGCAATGATGGAGTCCCATATCAGCAGCTTGAGATGGGTgctcaggcaccaaacacttcaggGGTAGAGAACACCACAAGCACTACAGATGGCTGGGAAGACGGCTGGGATGATGACTGGGacgatgaagaagcacctgcaAGACCTTCAGATAAAAAACCTGCTAGTAGTGTCTCAGCAAATGGCCTTTCTTCAAGATCTCAGACCAATAGCAAAGATGGCTGGGATGTAGATTGGGATGACTAAGCTCCAACAACAGAATTTTAAAATGTCCTTGTGAAATGACAGAGAAGATACTCCGAAGTCTGAACAACTTGCAGCCAAAAAAGATCCAACTAAACCTGGAACTGAGGGCCCGTGCTTGACAAGGCGACCCATATCCTGGAAGAGTGAAGGCTTGCATTTCTTGATACGGTTTGTACAATAGTGTTCCAATATTACTTTCTTTGTCTATGAGCTGATACACAAACTTTTAGTGGTAtgaattgtattttttttgtggTTGTAATACAGTTTCGTAGTATATGACCAAAACATGCCTTGTCATTCTTCTGGAGAGGTAATCAATTTTTTGCATAACAATTTCCACATGGAACAAAACACATTTCTGAGCATTGGGTCTGGTTGGAAGCCGACCCTGCTGAGCTGCCATACAGTGATACAGATGCTCAATGTGCTTTCCATATGTTTGATAGAGCTTGTGATACTGCCTTCTGTTTTTTCGAACCATGACTTGTGATATTGCCTTTTGCCTATGCACATTGTATTGTTACTTTAGTGCTGTGCAGAAGCAGGAACTGGTCACAAATTAGGCCCCAGTACATGCATTCCTTTTCCCGTTTGCAGAACGCGTGGGTAAGTCTGTAATCTGGGGGTCAACACAGAATATAGACTCCTGGGTCTTCAGTCAAGTCATTCGGTTCGACCTGCACCGCTGAACTTGGCCAATGAGTAGTAACGTTGCCGTGGCTCCAAAGCTGATATCAGCACATATTAAGCTACTTGTACCCAGCACTCTCCATCTCCTTTCCGTTGTTCTAAAACATCATCCAGGATAAATGCCATCACAGAATGTCAAAGCTCACCATCTCCGAAGATAGTAACTTTGTCATCTACAGCCAAGCCACCAAATCAACGGTTTGGTCGACCCATGCCAGTACCACGTCCAAGAAGAAGACTACGGCTGTGCTCCTGGAGAATGGAGATCTCATCTTAGAGACGCATCCAACTCCTCAAACATCTTATGGCAGAGCTTTGATTACCCTGCTGATATCATGCCCCCTGGTGCAAAGTTTGGCCTAGATAAGATCACCGGTTTAAACCGCCGTCTTGTTTCCAAGAGGAGCTTGATCGACCCATCTTCTGGGTGCTATTGCCTAGAATTAGACCCTACCAGTGTTGCCCAATTTGTCTACAAACTATGCAACACGCCCATAGTGTATTGGTCTACTTTGCAATGGAATAACCAATACTTCAACTTAATTCCGGCAGGTATGATTATGTTGGAGTACAAGTTCATCAACAACGACAAAGAGGAGTACTTCCAAATGGATTCGTTACGGGAAGATATGATAATTATAAGCCTTTTCGACAAATCTGGTCAGAACAAGatgctcatccggcttgaggacCAGCAGGATTGGGTAATAATCTCCGCCCAACCTAAAGATCAATGTGACGTATATGCTAAGGTCATTAGGGCCATTAAGGTCATTAAGGCCATTAAGGCCACATTAAGGTCCAGTTTAAGACTTGCCTACTTGCTGTTATATAAGaggaatagagaagaaaacgtTGTGAGGTTGCAGCACAAAATTCCTAGGTGTTTTCTAAGTGATTGgagagctagatcatagtatctttgcactataaaaatattcatgattatttcgatagtgttttgtgTTTAAGATCAATGGTacgaaatatttttttatttttaaactgttGTTTGTTAGAAGAGCGACAATAGTttagttctataattttttcaaacgaacatctatttttataactttttattttcgagatataaaaaaactctcagCGACCTGGCACCTGGTGGAGTTGTTGGGTTGACAAATCATTGGACCTGGGCAGGAAGATCCAGTTTATTAGGCCCATAATTCACATGGGGTGCCATAAAATATCTGATCTGTCGTGCCGGACAAGGTCTTCCTTGGGCCTTCCTGCAACCATGCATCAGTACATGCTATACAAGGCCTTATTTGGGCCCTGACCATCAGGCCTGGCACCGTACGACTTTTAGTTTTGCAACATCCGAGGCCAGGCGCCACCATGTCAAGTGAACATCCGGCCCATGGAAAACTGCAGTTCATTTAGGGCTTGGAACGTAGAAATTGTACAGGAATTaattaaattttgcaaaaaaatgtaGAATTCGGGGGAAAAAAAATCCGGCGTTCAAAATGTAGAGGGCTCGAACTGGCAGCATTCGCGTATTGGGATAGCGGCCTGCTTTGGCGGCGAGGTCTGCAATTTTCTTGGAGCATTGCTGTGTCTACAATTAGCATCGACCTCTTACCTTTATACACGAAAAATAGAGATCTAGTGTTTGAAAGAATCGAATTATCGTCCGTGTGATTTGACCAGATCTTACTGTGCATTTAGGCTTTCGGAGATCGGAAAAGTGGAGATTAAATTCGGAATTTTAAACTGGAGACTTCAAGGAACAAGgaaaatctattatcttaatatttaaggTGCAAAAGGAGCTTCCACGTTCGCTCTCAATACCAtaaaattaccatgttaatcgggaaaaaagaaaaagatctaaccactcattgttatgaacatctaacggtctaaatttattcgAAGagttaacaaaagaaaaaaattaagatctAGACCACAAATTTTTGTAATCAAAGAGTCCAAGTTCgatgttgatttcttttttgacGGTAAGCACATGTAACTGAATTGGTTTCAGAGTCCAAGTTCTGTTGCTTTCTTTTTTAACGGTAAGGAAAATGTGTAAACAAAGAGTCCAAGTTCGATCGTGCTAATTTTGTTTGACGGTAGACATGTATTCGAATCGGTTTCAGAGTATGATATGGTTGGAAGGATGTTTGGTTGAGAGGcctatatattaaaaaagataTGACGAAATTCTACATTGCTTTTATTTCTCCGTCAACCTGCATTGGTGCTGCAGGTTTCTTGCTAGGTATTCGTAATCTTTGTCGACTCTTATTGGTTATGCATTACGGAAGTATCTGAAAGTTTCGCTTCCTTGCTGAGTTTTTATTGACCTGTATTGGTTCTGCATTGTAGAAGAATCAGTCAGATTATTTTTGTCAGATTGGTTTTTGTGTCGGTTTTTCTGAATCTCACCTCTGTCCAAGTTTTTCGCCGGAATCAACCTGGCTGCACCACCACCATCTGGCTGCTATGGTATAGCATCCTGATCAGCTGGCTGTTTGGTGGTCTTCCAGCTTCTGCCTGTTGACTGGTAAGTTTATTTGAATAAGTAAAAGATGAATTCTCTAAAATTAGTTTTGACAAAAAATTAGACGCAAATTTACTTACTCATAGATGTATTTTGCCTTTAGCATTCTGACTCTGAAACATATGTTAATCATTGTAGTAACTTGACAACTTCAATGTTTAATTACTCATAGCTGTATACTGCCAACGCTTTGCGGCCTGGCCGGCCTCCGAGAGTCCGGGCACTGACGGAGTGCCggagaacaagaaaacaattCCATCTATGATGGCATTGCCCTTCCTGTTCGTTTAGCATTGCTGGCCCCTTTCGTTTCTTGCTTTTGCATCTCaggaattttggaaaaaaatgaaGTATAGTATTTAGCCCTTTGAACATCAGCATTCCTTTGTAATTGATCTCCATTCATTCACTCAGAGGTCATGTAATAGCATATAAAGCAAAAGTGTGTTTGTACGGTTAGAAAACCTATAAATGCTTAGAATTCTTCTAACTATTAAGCGCAAACATATTGAAATTCAGTTTTGCAAATAAACTGAATTTCAATATGGTGGTGAATAGCTGGTGTAGCTGTGTTCCGGTTGCCCAGTTAGCTGCCTCATTGATGCATTCTATCCATTCTTTATCGTCATCAAGGAATCCCATCGCCTGGCATGCTAGAAGAAAAAGCCATACTATGCCCAAGAAATGAAACAAACAAGGAGATAATGAGTACATTATAAGCCAAATAGAAGGtgaagaagtaacataccaTAGCTCCGACACCGTTTGCGAAGCAACATCAAACAGTAACGAAATGGAGCATATGTACCCTACGGAATTTCTCAACAGCTTGAAGTTCCGTGGAATACCAAACCATGAGCTGAAGCTGAAAGTTGGCTTGCCGATGATGCTCCTTCGAAACATCAACCGGTCAGCAGGTTTATGCAATGGAACAAGAATGACAATCACTCAACTTGAAAATAAATACATCGAGGCAAAAATAATTACAGGAACACATGTGGGCGATAAAGTATACATACTCGAATCATCATGTCACCAAACGATTCTAAGTGGCCTTTCATGCTGAAAAGAAGACAATATCCTTTATCAGTCTTCTTCGCAATGACAATCAATAAGAGCCAATGTCAGTCACTAAACAAAATCGGGCTATATTTACTTAAACAGGTATTTTGTCATGGACAACTATATGTGGCGTTATCTAGAGTCATGAACAAAAAATGACTAAAGGTGCTAATCAACGACATGGAATGTCCAGGTGAAGATACAGCAAAAAACATTGTGCACAAAGAGATGTTCTGATTAATTTTCATCGGGGAAACACAAAAGGCATCATCAATCTCAAACAAAAAAGGTAACAATTTCAAATATTCATAAATTAATATCTGTTAGCAATGAACTtgaaaactaaatatttcaaCATACCTATAGTCATAACAACATCATAACGGCCAACAAAAATCTTTATCAAGTGCTGCATGAAGTTTGTACCAGTACTATATGTAGTGCTTGCACCATAACGATGGTCACCTGAAAAACAATAACATAATTTCATGTATTTGCAGGCACTgcaaaaagactaaaaaatttgaaaagagaaagaaaacaaaaactaGGAACCTGCAAAACAATGATACGCAGCAACCACATGAGGAATTAGCGGTTGAAGAGTAATTACCTTCAGCTCTGTGAGGTTCTTGCTTCCTTTAAATGTCTCCATAATACTCCCAATCAGATTGTTATTATGCAATATGAGTGACTGCAGATTGTTATAGGAATGAATAACATTCCTATATTATAAGTCCACATATAATATTTAcaccaaaataatatataatcCATGCATGAAAAACTAAGTGTTCTAATTATTGATACTACTTATGCTACAATtacaattttaaaaaatattcatttaaCCTTGGCAATATATTCTAAGAGAAAAATCTTATCTAGCCACGCAATTTGCGCGGGCCTCCTCGCTAGTATCACAGAAAAGCCAAACCGGACGGCCATTTGCGTCGGCCAGCCAGCATTAAATCCTGCGTTTTACTTCCCTCTAGGAAAGAAAGAGCTCGAGATCCTCTGACGTTAGGCCTCTCTggtgttgctacagtaccctCTGACTTCATTTATTTGCAGCTGTCCGATCCGGGATGAACGAAGCAGATGAACGTCACAGGATCCGGTTCCGGTGTTCACCTTGTGATCATTTGGTCAGTATCACACAGCTACACCTCGCTTTCCAAACACATGAAACCATTTGCGCAACAAAAAACAGGGAAAGGAAAAACCAAGATCCTGCTGGGATTACAGAGAGAAAAGGGGTAGAGGGGCAGACGGAAACAGCCACAAGGATCAATAACGGTGGGTCAGAAGATCAGCAGAGAACGATGGGCGTAGAGAGATCGATGAGGAAACCGCGGAGGAGCTCAGGCCTATCATCTTTTCTGCGAGTTTatggaggcagcggcggcggcgacggcggcaggTTTGGGTGGAAAGACGAGCACATTGGCGTCTTTTATAGAGCTGGGACGGCTAGGGCACAAATCAGGGATCAGCCGTGGTTCCTTGCAGAAGGCCGAAATGGATTATTTGGGCTGGTAAGAGCCCACGCCTTTGAGGATTGCaacaaaaaaatatctcaaattTAACCAGAAGAATTCGGGTGCGTTTGGTTTTATGGCAAAAACTGTCCTAGCAAGGATAGCTACTTGGCAACGTTACAAAAATCTGGCTTCTGAGGGCAAGCTAGCTTGCGGCGGCAAGGAACGGCTCGGCGAGCCAAATTCGCTTTCCCTCGACGACAAGTGGTTGAGAACGTAGCATTGCTTGCGGTTACACCTACGAACCAAACATGACTACTCGCTTATCAAGATATTGCCCGTACTAGCTAGGAATAGCTAGCCTTGCTAGACAATATATATTAGAGATTTCCACtaacaaaaagaacaagaagaaatcCAGTAGCTCCTGCTGTGCCAGAAATCCAAGATAATTCTTTGTTATTATAGGCGTTGAAAAAGAATGCAAAAAATATTTAGAGAACAAGAATGCAAAATGAGGAGGATAATTTTCAAGATTCCAAATGAACAAAAATTAAACATGAATTTACCCATTTTTTTCTGAACATAATAGGTGTATCTACACTTGAGTTTTGGTGTGTGCACTTGTACATTTCCAAAAGTTCAGAAGAAGCTGCGCAGATGAAGATGGAAAACGCTCAACATCGGTCAGTAGCGTCGGCTCTGCAGCAGCAGGCTCGGAGAACTGTATCCCAACGCGACGTGCagcggctgcggcggcagcTCCTGCGCACCGGCGCCACTCAGGCCACTGTTGCAGCTGCCAGAGTCGGACGCCCGCGGCGCGGACGACGTCCGAGTCGTCTGGTGAGCCAAGGCAGCAAAGCCCGCTGCCACCCTCACCTCCAGCACTGCCTCGCAGCCGCCGCACCTCAGCCTGGCGACCTTCCTCCGTGACGGCAGCACAATCGTCGGCGTCTGCAGCAGCTCGGAGCAGCCTAGGCAGACTGCGAACGGCGCGCCGCCCAGGACCGGGCGGCAGTGGTGCTTCTGCCGTTCGCTGTGGCCACCGCTGGATGACCACGAGAATCCGGTGCTGCTCGCCTTACGGTGCAGGCCTTGTTCCACGGGCGGCAGCGCCCGCGGGAGATGCGACTCCAGCCGATGGAAGAGGCGGGCGTTGCGCCGCGCCTCCGCTCTCCCACTGCTCGATGCCGGTACGACGGCGGCGATCAAGCCGCGGAGTTTGTCCAGCGCGAGGAGCAGTTCCCTGTGGAACTCCGGGTCCGTCAGCGGCGACGCCGAAACGCCGGACTGCTCCGGCCAGGACAAGCCAATCGACATGTGGAGCTCTTGTAATCTCAGGAATGATCGCCGGCGCTGCTGCCCCCACCGCTCGCACGCGTTTGTTGTCGTGGAGGATTCCTCCCCCGTTTCCGAATCCGTTGACATGAACACGCCGTAACGCAGAACACTCGAGTCAGAGCTGGACGGGCGCCTCGTCCGTCGAGACAACAGCCGGAGCTCATCTTGCTCATTTGAGCCAATGCGGTGATCGTCGCATCGAGCACTAAGAGGGACGCCATTGTTCAGAGGATGGCCGACCCGAGCTGGACTGAATCCTCCGTTTGGGCACGGtgacgacgaggaggaagatGCAGGTGCAACGTCCTGGCTGTGCGCGTTGAAGTCGGAACAAGAAGTGGAGCTGCTGAACAACAGAGGCTGGTCGCCGTCGCCATCGAGAACCGAAGCCTGCTTGTGACAAGCGTTGAGCACGTCGGAGAACACCGACACGGTGTCAGCCGAGAGGATCTCCAGCCTGTTCAGCGCATGGTCGGTTTCGTTCCTCGGCTCAGGGTTCTTGCCTGCCGTGCAGAACAGGAAGGAGGTAGAGGGCATCAGAATATCAGATACGTGCGGGACAGGAACAAAACCTCATATTGTGTTGCGCTGAGATTGCAGGTTCTTGCAGCACCTCTGATCGGAGTGCGGCATTTGCTGCAGTAGTAGATGACTTCATTGGGGTTCCGGTAGAACATGGCGCGGCAGTATGGGCACCGGCCGAACCGCATTCTGATCTCTCCCGACTCCATCGTCGCCGCGGTTTTCCTATGAAATGTTCAGAGTTTTGTCAGGGAAGGCTCATGGCAAGGTTACGTGCACTTGGTTCCAGACTTCAGAGCTTTCAGAAAGCCGGGGGTTATCAGAGTTCGTAGGCATTTCTCAACAGACTACGATTTGATcagtgaaaaatatatatgaaatacGCCTTGATCTAGGACTTCCATTGGAGAACAACTGTACGTATGTAGCTTGTGAACGGAGCATTGCCTAGTTAGTTAGGCCTTTGTGATGGAACCTGTCTACACCAGACTCAACAATGGTGCTCACGTTTAtaaaattgatatatatatatatatatatatataggaaaactagtacatactcctgggtgtatgtactcccacctctcatataccacttttacacgtgtgttatacttctttatcactttaaatatacttcattagtaattataagatattACAATACAAATCAcacgaatttttttatgaaattccatgatttttatcttaatttgcgtatatacttcttttatgtataaaaaagagtatatagcaaaaatgaaaggctaacattgaattttttttcatacaactcatattggggtatcttagaattagtattagagtatactaaaaatgataaaagagtataaagtgtttgtttagatgGTATATTGCatatgggagtacatactcctaggagtatagaatatatatatatatatatatatatatatatatatatatatatatatatatagagagagagagagagagagagagagagagagagagagagagagagagagagagatcagaagTTGTACTTGATCTAAAAAAACGTTCGTAGCTTACAGCTCAGAACTTTAGGGTTCAGACTAATGCACCGGTGCACCCGGCAAGGTTCAAAGTCTACCACTACCAATATGTTTAGGTTACTATTTGCTGAGACTCTTCAACAGCCCATTATAGAAATGACCGCTTCGTTCGAGGAAAGTTTCTGATCATTTCCAAACAAAAGCTGGCAATTAACCgtgcaacagaaacaaagaaatgCCATGAACTAACCTGGAGCTGCTATTAAATGTCATGGACTGTACGTCTGACAAACTTCAAACAAGGCATCGAAAacggagaagaagaaaaggaaattcaTGTTTGCTGAAATGAACTTAACATAGAGAGAATGCACATCTGAAACATCGCATGAAATTACTATAGCTAGTCTTTTCAGGGACAAGCATCTCATGGGCTCACTATTCAGGATCGTCTGTTGGACAAACTTATTGCAAAAcaacatgaaaataacaagAATTACAATACCAAATGTCAAATCGTTTcataaaacaaaaaacaaatgtCAAAGCACAAATAAGAGACGGCAACGAAAGAACAGACAAACGTACCTGGCTATCAAAATCTTCAGAATCCTCTTCACCTGTCTGAAACTTCCAGGCAACAAGAATACGAATGTTAGGATGTCTGAAACTTCCAGGCAAAGGAAGATCTTGGAGGAGGGACAACACGGAGTAAGTGTATTATTATTTCTTGAGCCAGCAAAGACACAGCAAACCGAGGAAATATTTTAGTTCAGCTTGCTGCTTAAGAATGTGGGATATATGCAGAGTATGACCCTTGCGAGAAAAAAAGGTCGGAGACATCTTCTTTCAGATTGTCGATCTGGTTTTAGAATGTATTTTGAAATGTAGGGATCCTCTGAAagtttctcaaaattttcacaCGAAGTGTTGGAATCAGGTTGAGCTAAACTCCAGTCAGCCAGGGCCTATTCGTTTCCGCCTGCATGGGCCGAAAACACTCAACCTGATTCAGAAAAACACGTATaatcagtggcggatccagcgCTAAAAATTAGGAGAgttcaatttcttcttcttcctctttcccctcctctttttttctctacctcctcctcttctcttcttcttccatgcCAAAAAATTGTAGAGGGGCTTAGAGGGACTCTCAAGTGTTCCCGGGGTGGAGGCTCAAACCCCTGGATCTGCCCATGCATATAATGACATAAATGTTTTTTTTGAGTTGGTAATTTTTCATAAAAAGAATCATGAACTAAGtaaagtcaaagaaaaaaaagtaatgAGTAAATAAGAAGGAAACACActtaaaacaaaaaagaaaagaagagaataccTTGGTTGGAATAGTCAAACCGCTTAAATGGATTGCGCTTACACATTACATAATCTGAAAAATACTTGTTGGCCGAACATCACGTTACCTCGGCCGAATAGCACACTTGGGCTATAGAGTGGGAGCATGTATGTTTAGGTGGGGTGTGCTGTGGGCGGTTGGCTGGATTGACGAGCAGATATAAATGTTTGTTTGAAAcctgttggaattgatctcagGCCCCTCTCCCCTCACAACTCCTAACCGACGACCGACAAAAGAGGGGGAGTTCCGTTCTCTCACGTGCTCTTATTGGGAGCGCAACCAACTCTT
This genomic interval carries:
- the LOC133884765 gene encoding uncharacterized protein LOC133884765 yields the protein MGACGLAALVVLLLASALLPSPAATGRVLEGEKPSTGEGAPAPTTVAAGGSSKSDAPKESGQSKAAGQQAESKRQPNAPPPPTTPNDSKLPSAEKGQEGGGTQASASPPPPPLTQETDAQKGSPPPGGPGPNGGGEAKGGTDREDTGSQGKEDATGKMKEAMEKCDASRKCSFGGEFSACLQVSNNASIGSHIIVLNEGQNDINVNVKAPSNIDIDNKLLHLAKGVVQQVGITHISPDGGDITLNDGNGDCVLHIGQSVSDWQQQFQQFAAYATRLNPIYGASFFVFTVVLVGVVCACCKFARRRGNDGVPYQQLEMGAQAPNTSGVENTTSTTDGWEDGWDDDWDDEEAPARPSDKKPASSVSANGLSSRSQTNSKDGWDVDWDD
- the LOC133884119 gene encoding uncharacterized protein LOC133884119; translated protein: MESGEIRMRFGRCPYCRAMFYRNPNEVIYYCSKCRTPIRGKNPEPRNETDHALNRLEILSADTVSVFSDVLNACHKQASVLDGDGDQPLLFSSSTSCSDFNAHSQDVAPASSSSSSPCPNGGFSPARVGHPLNNGVPLSARCDDHRIGSNEQDELRLLSRRTRRPSSSDSSVLRYGVFMSTDSETGEESSTTTNACERWGQQRRRSFLRLQELHMSIGLSWPEQSGVSASPLTDPEFHRELLLALDKLRGLIAAVVPASSSGRAEARRNARLFHRLESHLPRALPPVEQGLHRKASSTGFSWSSSGGHSERQKHHCRPVLGGAPFAVCLGCSELLQTPTIVLPSRRKVARLRCGGCEAVLEVRVAAGFAALAHQTTRTSSAPRASDSGSCNSGLSGAGAQELPPQPLHVALGYSSPSLLLQSRRY